GATGGGGTGGGTGAGTTGCTGGGAGGTAGGGATTAGCCACAGGTCTCTGAAGTCCTACCTTTATCCCCTAGAAAGGTCGGGTGGCCCTGAAGGCCCGGGAGAACCTGCTGCTCCTGGTAAGCGTGGCGTCCCAGGCGGCCGCCACCTACCTGGTACAGAGCAGCCCTTGTTGTCCTGCCATCATCGAGTACCTCTGCCAGCTGTACCAGTCTCTGCCCAGCTCCCTGGACCCTGCAGACATTGCTGCTTTAGAGGGCATCAGCTGGAGGTAGGCGCTTAGCCAGGGAAGGCAGGTCTACATTTTCAGTGGCTGGAAGCCCTACCTGGCATATTCCTGGTAGCCTCTCTTGTTTTCCAAGGAGGATGGGGACCCCTGCTGGCCACCCTCCTCCTGAGGTTATAGCCCATGCCAGGGGCCTTCTCACCCTCCAGGAAAGCATCACTCTGGTTTCTGCCCTCAGGAaaagtgttaagttgcttcagttgtatccaactctttgcgaccccatggactatagcctgccaagctcctctgtccatgggattctccaggcaagaatactggagtaggttgccatttccttctccaggaggtctttcccacccagggattgaacccaggtcttctgaactgcaggcagattctttacctgctggtcTGAGCCACCCATCTGCCCTCAGAGCCCCCTGTAGAACGGCCCTCTGGCAATGGAGGTTCCAAGGCAGAGGGTGAAAGAGCCCACTTCCTGGTTATACCTGAAGCAGGCCTCACACACCTCCCTCGCTCTCGTGCAGGTTACCCAGTGCCCCGTCTGATGAGGCTTCCTTCCCCGGCAAGGAGGCCTTGGCTGCATTTTTGGGCTGGTTTGACTACTGTGACCACCTCATCACAGAGGCACACACGGTAAGCAGAGTGGGtgctccacaccccctccagcctCATGCTGCTCTGTACTGTCTCTACCTGGAGGACCCAGGGGGTCTCTTGGGAGCTGGGCGAGGCCCAGGATCAGCAGACCCCCCTCTACTTGTTACTTTAGGCTCTGTGCAAGGACACAGCTATTTCTCAGTGGAAAATTGTTGGTGGTCGGTAAAACGCATTTTAAGACGTGCTCTTTGGCACCCAGGTGGTTTCGGATGCCTTGGCAAAGGCTGTGGCTGAGAAGTTATTTGTGGAAATTCTGCAGCCCCAGCTCCTACACGTGTAAGTTCTATCTAGTTCCCTCCAGGTGTGGCTATGCTCCAGGTGAAGCGCCCACCCCACCAAGCCCCTTCCTGTGCTTGAGGCCAGGGACCTCCTTGGCCAGTCATGGAGTCAGTGGGCTCCATTGGTTGATGTTCCCCTTCACACACTTGTGGCCCAGAGCCATGTGGGCTAACCAAGGCCTCCCATCCTCAGACTCCAGGACCTCAGGTGGAACAGGGAATGAGCAGAGAAATACcagcagaagatgcaagagaacCAGGAAGGGGTTCTGCGCCTCTACACCCTGTCCCTCTCCGCttctcctctgctgtcccctgccTGGCATGGCTCAATGCACTCTCCCCATAGGTCCGAACAGAGCGTCCTGATGTCCACTGCCCTGCTCACAGTCATGCTGCGCCAGCTCCGCTCCCCGGCGCTGCTGCAGGAGGCTGTGGCCTTCCTCCTGGGCATGGACCAGCAGCCTGCAGCCCCTGAGGACAGCCCCCGCACCCTGTGCACCCACCTCATCAGGCACTGTGACCACCTCTCTGATGAGGTGAGGCAGGCGGCCCTCCTCTATTCACCTGCACCCCACCTTGCCCACGGGATTTCCAGAAGCTTCTTCCCATTTTCATTAGCTTTCAAGGCGGTTCTACCTTTGAGGCATTGAAACccagctccctctcccctccaAGTAAAGAAAAAGACAGTGACCCAGTGACTGGGAGCCAAACTGTTTTGTCCCGCAGTAATTTTCTGTGATTACATACTTACGatgacactttttatttttacaaagtgCTTTTCTTATATTATTTGGCTTGTTGGAGGCTGACAGCTGCTCTGTGAGGTAGGCGAGGCTGGTATTCCATTTTTCAGACATGGAAACTTAAGGTGCGGAAGAGCCAACTGTCTTGCCCAATACCACACCTCAAATTAGTTAATGGAACCGAGACCAGCCATTCTTGTGGTTCGTGGGCCAGCACCCATTTGCTCCCCTTGAAACCTGCCACCTGAGCCCCCGGCCAGAGGAGGCAAACTCCCATCCTAGGGGACCTCTTCTCACCTGGATGAGCAGTTTCCAGGCACCCCTAGAGGCCCGCATGGGGAAGGGGTGTCCCGCTTATTCCTTCTTGCCCCAGATCAGCATCGCCACACTGCGGCTATTTGAGGAGCTACTGCAGAAGCCCCATGAGCACATTGTCCGGAGCCTGATCCTGTGCCACCTGGAGGGCCGTTCTTACGTGGCCCGTGGCTCACCTGAGCCCGAGAGCTATGAGGACACCCTGTAAGTGAAACCTGGTGCCTTGGAGGAGGCCTTGGGCCACTCGGAAtcccctcccctggccccctACTGGTTCCTATGTTCACTGGTGCTGTGCTTTTCTGCCCGGCACAGAGATCTAGAGGAAGATCCCTACTTCACCGACAGCTTCCTCGACTCTGGCTTTCAGCCCTCCGTGAAGCCTCCCCCGGCCCCTGCCACCAACCCCGATGGCAAGACAGCGGTGACTGAGATTGTCAACAGGTAGGGACCCATCAGGAAGTCCAAGCCACCTGAGCCTTGTTCTGTCTTTGGCCACAGCCCTGATGGGGCACAGGCTGGGATGGAGTGCTCCCGGAGGCGGGAAATGGAGCAGGGCAGCCCAGGCTGGGCCCTCCTCCCCACATCTAGGGTCCTGTCCCTCAGTTTCCTCTGCCTCGTTCCTGAGGAAGCCAAGACATCGGCCTTCCTGGAGGAGACGGGATACGACACTTACGTCCACGATGCTTATGGACTGGTGAGTGTCGAGGCCTCTGCCGGTGCTCCGTCCTTGCCACTCAGAGTGTGGGGTTAATGCACTCTGCCCCTGTGATCTCCAGCCCAGTGCTCCCAGCTCTGGCCAAGTGCCCAAGCCACTTCTGCCTGTGTGGCTCTCCCAGTCAGCTGGCACCCCTGACAGCTggcgtgtgttagtcactcagttgtgtccgactctttgtgaccccatggactgtagcctgccaggctcctctgtccatgggattctctgggcaaaaatactggagtgtgttgccatttcctcctcggcCCATGTCCTTAACGCTCCCACCTCTTTTAGTTCCAGGAATGCAGCTCCCGAGTGACACCCTGGGGCTGGCCactggctcccccacc
Above is a window of Bos indicus isolate NIAB-ARS_2022 breed Sahiwal x Tharparkar chromosome 8, NIAB-ARS_B.indTharparkar_mat_pri_1.0, whole genome shotgun sequence DNA encoding:
- the FHIP2B gene encoding FHF complex subunit HOOK-interacting protein 2B isoform X2 translates to MLSRLGALLQEAVGAREPSIDLLEAFVEHWKGITNYYIESTDENTPAKKTDIPWRLKQMLDILVYEEKQQAAAGETGPCLEYLLQHKILETLCTLGKAEYPPGMRQQVLQFFSKVLAQVQHPLLHYLNVHRPVQKLLRLGGTVPGSLTEKEEVQFTTVLCSKIQQDPALLTYILEKGRVALKARENLLLLVSVASQAAATYLVQSSPCCPAIIEYLCQLYQSLPSSLDPADIAALEGISWRLPSAPSDEASFPGKEALAAFLGWFDYCDHLITEAHTVVSDALAKAVAEKLFVEILQPQLLHVSEQSVLMSTALLTVMLRQLRSPALLQEAVAFLLGMDQQPAAPEDSPRTLCTHLIRHCDHLSDEISIATLRLFEELLQKPHEHIVRSLILCHLEGRSYVARGSPEPESYEDTLDLEEDPYFTDSFLDSGFQPSVKPPPAPATNPDGKTAVTEIVNSFLCLVPEEAKTSAFLEETGYDTYVHDAYGLFQECSSRVTPWGWPLAPPPLDPHEPERPFFEGPFLQMLFDRMSRILEQPYSLNLQVTSVLSRLALFPHPLIHEYLLDPYTNLAPGCRSLFSVLVRVIGDLMQRIQRVPQFPGKLLLVRRQLMGQVPGEQLDHQTFLQGVVVLEEFCKELAAIAFVKFPPHGPRLHPSKPPEGHV
- the FHIP2B gene encoding FHF complex subunit HOOK-interacting protein 2B isoform X4, encoding MFNNDKYPPGMRQQVLQFFSKVLAQVQHPLLHYLNVHRPVQKLLRLGGTVPGSLTEKEEVQFTTVLCSKIQQDPALLTYILEGKKTIGRKASREATAPLREAASVRDKDRPHIKAPDNGTCGAWASSAQLPAETEEPDGAIGESSLITTLIGLCKSKKGRVALKARENLLLLVSVASQAAATYLVQSSPCCPAIIEYLCQLYQSLPSSLDPADIAALEGISWRLPSAPSDEASFPGKEALAAFLGWFDYCDHLITEAHTVVSDALAKAVAEKLFVEILQPQLLHVSEQSVLMSTALLTVMLRQLRSPALLQEAVAFLLGMDQQPAAPEDSPRTLCTHLIRHCDHLSDEISIATLRLFEELLQKPHEHIVRSLILCHLEGRSYVARGSPEPESYEDTLDLEEDPYFTDSFLDSGFQPSVKPPPAPATNPDGKTAVTEIVNSFLCLVPEEAKTSAFLEETGYDTYVHDAYGLFQECSSRVTPWGWPLAPPPLDPHEPERPFFEGPFLQMLFDRMSRILEQPYSLNLQVTSVLSRLALFPHPLIHEYLLDPYTNLAPGCRSLFSVLVRVIGDLMQRIQRVPQFPGKLLLVRRQLMGQVPGEQLDHQTFLQGVVVLEEFCKELAAIAFVKFPPHGPRLHPSKPPEGHV